A genome region from Leptospiraceae bacterium includes the following:
- a CDS encoding ComEC/Rec2 family competence protein produces MKFLIQFIPVGKISYIAIGFLFCNSINFFSKNEFVLIPLILLACFCFYKGYSKVSAVIIGFLLLFLQNFYFTSSISNSILKQENINYLRLHNPIQIRFLKELKRNFYEAEITAGDLQFRSIIKRYKKEVYLPTLLCDYKSISFKNAPEDQEYFRFLIPWDSIYLQVSESKCTRIAEEIDSKKLLRKQVENLLIRAQITDYANDIAMGLFFGDASYLDSEFKEKVREGGVLHLFAASGLHIGVFIGFLYFFAKQIPFFNYYTERIFPLLMAFSYLYLLSFPVSLVRAYIFTSVLVIGSLFFRKMKSIDLILVSSALILWIDPENFLTLSFTLSYSAVCGILFLKNFLDSLLFQKWKNFFTENFTISISASLGTYPVLLSYFKTFSFGSIFLNLLLVPLTSILLPLLYISLVLQLIYEYLWNSLEIFLHSNLYSNYCKDVSIFTFFGNILLYLAEILWTYSELFLRTLAFLSEKLSESIGFYRSVKHSFSFHIGIYLALFICIWIGFFLIEMEFFSDKNKTSKSKKIRNLISILFLFVIISFFYFGYVLFPDRIGKPSISKNVSASSDYFLVKEKDSVYLGGVCKYSHFQIQKILNQNFCDESITSIFIAEESCLSLANLCRKSTVNAKIYSTKEWKDWKLKYSFLEQGPNRFRNKFSSLIVYSPHLDSLSELQQNTKTDKGDILILFAFRLKDNAKDWNENKNVLGINPNWNFITPDEL; encoded by the coding sequence GAAATTTTTAATTCAATTTATTCCCGTAGGTAAAATATCTTACATTGCAATTGGATTTTTATTTTGTAATTCTATTAATTTTTTTTCAAAAAACGAATTCGTTCTAATTCCATTGATTTTATTAGCCTGTTTTTGTTTTTATAAGGGCTATTCAAAAGTATCCGCAGTAATAATCGGTTTTTTACTCTTGTTTCTACAAAATTTTTATTTTACTTCAAGTATTTCTAATTCCATTCTAAAACAGGAAAATATAAACTATCTCAGACTTCATAATCCAATACAAATTCGTTTCCTTAAGGAACTTAAAAGAAATTTCTACGAAGCAGAAATTACAGCCGGAGATTTGCAATTTAGAAGCATTATAAAGAGATATAAAAAGGAAGTTTATCTCCCTACTCTTCTTTGCGATTATAAGTCTATCTCCTTTAAAAATGCTCCCGAAGACCAGGAATACTTCCGTTTTTTAATCCCTTGGGACTCTATTTATCTACAAGTTTCTGAATCAAAGTGTACACGAATCGCCGAAGAGATAGATTCTAAAAAATTACTGCGAAAACAGGTAGAGAACTTACTAATCCGAGCACAAATTACTGACTACGCAAACGATATTGCTATGGGTCTTTTTTTTGGAGATGCCAGTTACTTAGATTCAGAGTTCAAAGAAAAAGTAAGGGAGGGAGGAGTGTTGCATTTATTTGCGGCATCTGGACTTCACATCGGTGTGTTTATTGGATTTTTATACTTTTTTGCCAAACAAATTCCTTTTTTTAATTATTATACGGAAAGAATTTTCCCGCTATTAATGGCATTTTCCTATCTATATTTACTTAGTTTTCCTGTATCACTAGTGCGGGCTTATATATTTACAAGCGTACTCGTAATTGGGAGTTTATTTTTTCGGAAAATGAAAAGTATTGATTTAATTTTAGTTTCGTCTGCTCTTATACTTTGGATTGATCCGGAAAATTTCCTTACACTTTCTTTTACTCTATCTTATTCAGCAGTTTGCGGAATTTTATTTTTAAAAAATTTTTTAGACTCTCTACTTTTTCAGAAATGGAAAAACTTTTTCACAGAGAACTTCACAATTTCTATTTCTGCAAGCCTAGGAACCTATCCAGTTTTATTATCTTATTTCAAAACTTTTAGTTTTGGATCTATTTTTCTAAATTTACTTTTAGTTCCTCTGACTTCTATTTTATTACCGTTGCTTTATATTTCTCTAGTTCTTCAATTGATTTATGAATATTTATGGAATTCTCTGGAGATATTTTTGCACTCCAATTTATATTCTAACTACTGCAAAGACGTATCAATTTTTACTTTTTTTGGAAATATACTTCTGTATTTGGCTGAAATTTTATGGACATATTCGGAATTATTTTTACGAACACTCGCATTTCTATCGGAAAAACTTTCTGAGTCCATAGGATTTTACAGAAGTGTAAAACATTCTTTTTCCTTTCATATTGGAATTTATTTGGCATTGTTTATTTGTATTTGGATTGGATTTTTTTTAATTGAAATGGAATTTTTCTCTGATAAAAATAAAACCTCAAAATCAAAAAAAATCCGAAATCTAATTTCTATTCTTTTTTTGTTCGTTATAATAAGTTTCTTTTATTTTGGTTATGTATTATTTCCTGATAGAATAGGCAAACCAAGTATTTCAAAAAATGTTTCCGCAAGTTCGGATTATTTTTTAGTGAAAGAAAAAGATTCTGTATATCTGGGAGGTGTCTGTAAATATAGCCATTTCCAAATTCAAAAAATTCTAAACCAAAATTTCTGTGACGAATCAATTACTTCTATTTTTATTGCAGAAGAATCTTGCCTATCTTTGGCGAACCTTTGCAGAAAATCAACAGTAAACGCCAAAATTTATTCTACAAAAGAATGGAAAGACTGGAAATTAAAATATTCTTTTTTAGAACAAGGGCCAAATCGATTTAGAAATAAATTTTCTAGTTTAATTGTATATTCCCCACACTTAGATTCCCTTTCTGAATTACAGCAAAATACCAAAACAGACAAAGGCGATATCCTAATACTTTTTGCCTTCAGACTAAAGGATAATGCAAAAGATTGGAACGAAAATAAAAACGTGCTTGGAATAAATCCCAACTGGAATTTTATAACACCAGATGAGTTATGA
- the rsmA gene encoding ribosomal RNA small subunit methyltransferase A — MSYEYPYYSVSKIRTFLDEHKANPLKKWGQNFITDPNTLDYILNSIPPDSLANSDSIAEIGIGLGALTHKLATLSKKMFLFEIDPVYIEHIKSLDYFQNANAVLYEGDVLKNIIHLENEKIFITGNLPYYITSEILTSTLKSVSNITGGVFMVQKEFAERICNEISSLSIFVSAFGKFSFLKKISASCFYPKPDANSALIRFTPNIHNYSKTQLEKFEILLKTFFWGKRKTIGKSISEAPFLDSEEFNGKYPSLRKEIQDSLSIHNIEFRLRPEELKIEDYHKILSEFT, encoded by the coding sequence ATGAGTTATGAATACCCTTATTACAGTGTTTCGAAAATTCGGACATTTTTAGACGAACACAAAGCAAATCCCCTCAAAAAATGGGGACAGAATTTTATTACCGATCCAAATACTCTCGATTACATTTTAAATTCCATCCCGCCGGATTCACTGGCTAATAGTGATTCCATTGCAGAAATCGGAATTGGGTTAGGCGCACTCACACATAAACTCGCAACCCTTTCCAAAAAAATGTTTTTATTTGAAATTGATCCAGTCTATATTGAACATATCAAATCACTAGATTACTTCCAAAACGCAAATGCTGTTTTGTACGAAGGAGATGTATTAAAAAATATAATACATTTAGAGAATGAAAAAATTTTTATAACCGGGAATCTTCCCTACTATATTACAAGTGAAATTTTGACTTCCACTCTAAAGTCTGTTTCTAATATTACAGGTGGAGTTTTTATGGTGCAAAAGGAATTTGCCGAACGAATCTGTAATGAAATATCTTCCCTTTCGATTTTTGTTTCTGCATTCGGAAAATTTAGCTTTCTTAAAAAAATTTCCGCATCTTGTTTTTATCCTAAACCCGATGCTAATTCTGCGTTAATTCGATTTACTCCAAATATACATAATTATTCCAAAACACAATTGGAAAAATTTGAAATTTTACTCAAAACTTTTTTTTGGGGAAAACGCAAGACAATCGGAAAATCAATATCCGAAGCTCCATTCTTGGACTCTGAAGAGTTTAATGGCAAGTATCCGTCACTCAGAAAAGAAATCCAAGACTCACTTTCAATCCATAATATAGAATTCCGCCTGCGACCCGAAGAACTAAAAATCGAAGACTACCATAAAATTCTATCTGAATTCACATAA
- a CDS encoding DUF1577 domain-containing protein, which produces MLIYIKSDDINFMAVGRTDSMQELITLMDKIYGETIIGTDVNLIKHLFYYLRFDNTEFVFEYDDRLMSVVVHNVLQDFVELNVPDFSEASSRRAKIKFEIINVLYIFEVIIEDIRGAIVKIKLPTELQSAEMRQYRRIACDDLFMDFIILFKSFKGGRYVSGDNIHAERQFTHLFREIKFDVPNLKLMNMIITDYIQKVSDEYELVIYKAGDGHDFIKNTLAKDNKTIYISDCSNADSYIEDLKSKNYKTFYEVYQEKVKDVGDFQARKFFEVLQKKENRNFMVSYIISPITMFDRVIGHIKVYSTAMDKHMLTKSHLEYIHEMTEIFSYGLTKVAIKGNTFNEIYTNTRIVDISISGLLFEISDENLFQYLKKHSSVKMYIPMGKNKLEINGEIIRYIISDDGFKLGVNFFSSNPGDMKVLETYIFEKKGNVLSE; this is translated from the coding sequence TTGCTAATTTACATAAAAAGTGACGATATTAATTTTATGGCAGTCGGCAGAACAGATTCGATGCAAGAGTTAATTACTCTGATGGATAAAATTTACGGGGAAACCATAATTGGAACTGATGTAAATTTAATTAAACATCTATTTTACTATCTTCGGTTTGATAATACTGAATTTGTATTTGAATACGATGATAGATTGATGTCTGTAGTAGTTCATAATGTTTTGCAGGACTTTGTTGAGTTAAATGTGCCTGATTTTTCAGAAGCAAGTTCAAGACGCGCAAAAATAAAATTTGAAATCATAAACGTACTTTATATTTTCGAAGTAATCATTGAAGATATACGCGGAGCAATCGTAAAAATAAAACTTCCGACAGAGTTACAATCTGCGGAAATGCGACAGTATAGAAGGATTGCTTGCGATGATTTGTTTATGGATTTTATCATTCTATTTAAGTCCTTTAAAGGTGGACGTTATGTGAGCGGGGATAATATTCACGCAGAACGACAATTTACACATCTCTTTAGGGAAATCAAATTCGATGTTCCCAATTTAAAACTAATGAATATGATTATTACAGATTATATTCAAAAAGTTTCCGATGAATATGAACTTGTGATATATAAAGCGGGTGACGGTCATGATTTTATAAAAAATACATTAGCAAAAGATAATAAAACTATTTATATTTCTGATTGTTCTAATGCGGATTCTTATATAGAAGACTTAAAATCTAAAAACTATAAAACTTTTTATGAAGTATATCAAGAAAAAGTAAAAGATGTAGGTGATTTCCAAGCGAGAAAGTTTTTTGAAGTTTTACAAAAGAAAGAAAATCGAAACTTCATGGTATCATATATTATTTCTCCAATTACTATGTTTGATCGAGTAATTGGGCATATAAAAGTATATAGCACAGCCATGGACAAACATATGTTAACCAAATCTCATTTAGAATATATTCATGAGATGACAGAAATTTTTAGTTATGGACTTACAAAAGTTGCGATTAAGGGAAATACCTTCAATGAAATATACACAAATACGCGAATAGTCGATATTAGTATAAGTGGATTACTTTTTGAAATCTCAGATGAAAATCTTTTTCAATACTTAAAAAAACACAGCAGTGTAAAAATGTACATTCCTATGGGGAAAAATAAATTAGAAATCAATGGAGAAATTATACGTTATATAATTTCCGATGATGGTTTTAAACTTGGTGTAAATTTCTTTTCTTCAAATCCGGGTGATATGAAAGTACTGGAAACTTACATATTCGAGAAAAAAGGAAATGTGCTTTCTGAGTAA
- a CDS encoding enoyl-CoA hydratase/isomerase family protein, with protein sequence MQYLESETVELESVQIEMLYLNHEETRNSMTWEMGLEFSNYIESLKNKKPLPRCLIISGRNNVFSSGGNLNFLKSFQTKTFEENKRDMFTFYNYFLSVRTLPFPVIAAVNGHAIGAALSLAFACDLRVFSMDSKYSFNFVKLGIHPGMGSSYLVKELFGLDKANYLLMLGEILTGKEAFRIGLCHDVVPFDDVIRRATELAINISESGPLALRLLKRNLSDYENLQNALKKEAEAQAENFLTNDFAESLTAIEQKRKAVFKDN encoded by the coding sequence ATGCAATACTTGGAATCAGAAACAGTTGAACTCGAGTCAGTTCAAATAGAAATGCTCTACTTAAACCATGAAGAAACAAGGAATTCAATGACTTGGGAAATGGGTTTAGAGTTTTCTAACTATATCGAGTCTTTAAAAAATAAAAAACCTCTTCCAAGATGTTTGATTATATCTGGCAGAAACAATGTATTCTCTTCTGGTGGAAACTTAAATTTTCTTAAATCTTTTCAAACAAAAACATTTGAAGAAAACAAACGAGATATGTTTACATTTTACAATTATTTTTTATCTGTCAGGACTCTTCCATTTCCAGTCATCGCGGCTGTCAATGGTCATGCGATTGGGGCAGCATTATCGTTAGCATTTGCCTGCGATTTACGCGTTTTTTCCATGGATAGTAAATACTCTTTTAACTTTGTAAAACTTGGGATTCATCCGGGTATGGGCTCCTCCTATTTGGTCAAAGAGTTATTTGGTTTAGATAAAGCAAATTATCTTCTTATGCTGGGGGAAATTCTTACAGGAAAAGAAGCATTTCGTATAGGACTTTGCCACGACGTAGTACCATTTGACGATGTAATCAGAAGAGCAACTGAACTTGCAATCAACATTAGTGAAAGTGGTCCTCTTGCATTACGATTATTAAAAAGAAATCTATCCGACTACGAAAATCTACAAAATGCACTTAAGAAAGAAGCGGAAGCACAAGCAGAAAACTTTTTAACCAACGATTTTGCTGAAAGTTTAACAGCTATAGAACAAAAGCGGAAAGCGGTTTTTAAGGATAATTAA
- a CDS encoding Hsp20/alpha crystallin family protein yields MLQQDIQKQENKNPSVEKGMKRSVTPSVNIYETEDDTRIILDMPGVDEKSVEISYEKDILTIEGRNSYNVPDGFEPMYLEFKTGDYLRKFNVNKPIDLEKSKAVMKNGKLTLSLAKVKPNTKRIEVKSE; encoded by the coding sequence ATGTTACAACAAGATATTCAAAAACAAGAAAACAAAAATCCATCAGTTGAAAAAGGGATGAAGCGCTCTGTTACTCCGTCGGTAAATATTTACGAAACAGAGGATGATACTCGTATTATCCTCGATATGCCTGGAGTAGATGAAAAGTCTGTAGAAATTTCGTATGAAAAAGACATTTTGACCATCGAAGGACGAAATTCTTACAATGTTCCAGATGGATTTGAGCCTATGTATCTTGAATTTAAAACGGGTGATTATTTACGTAAGTTTAATGTCAATAAACCGATAGATTTAGAAAAATCTAAAGCAGTGATGAAAAATGGAAAATTGACTCTTTCTCTTGCGAAGGTAAAACCTAATACGAAACGAATTGAGGTAAAGTCTGAGTAA
- a CDS encoding Hsp20/alpha crystallin family protein, translating to MLLNVIERNGNASSLWNELDRLQDELSGSLFSGGGFTKNHYNPPVNVYVNKDDVLMTALVPGYEPSAIELSIVENKVQIKGTHKPENQDGIEIHRQEIVTKDFQRTVELPFRVDADRVEAKFKNGILNVKLPKAEADKPKKIAVQIEN from the coding sequence ATGTTATTGAATGTTATTGAAAGAAATGGAAATGCATCTTCCTTATGGAATGAATTGGATCGATTACAAGACGAACTTTCTGGAAGTCTTTTTTCCGGTGGTGGATTTACAAAAAACCACTACAATCCGCCTGTAAACGTTTATGTGAACAAGGATGACGTTTTGATGACAGCCTTAGTTCCGGGGTATGAGCCTTCAGCGATCGAATTGTCCATTGTAGAAAACAAAGTGCAAATCAAAGGAACTCACAAACCGGAAAACCAAGACGGTATAGAAATTCACAGACAAGAAATTGTCACGAAAGACTTCCAAAGAACAGTTGAGCTTCCATTTAGGGTAGATGCTGATAGAGTAGAGGCAAAATTCAAAAACGGAATTTTGAATGTAAAGTTGCCGAAAGCAGAGGCAGATAAACCTAAAAAAATTGCAGTGCAAATTGAGAATTAA
- a CDS encoding saccharopine dehydrogenase NADP-binding domain-containing protein, with protein sequence MGKNTKYDIVVFGATGFTGDLTAKYLAKRMNEEPFRLGIAGRDENKLNSLKKELVEINSECSKVGIIPADIKDYDSLLKMALDTNVVITTVGPYLKYGDPVVKACIEGGADYLDLTGEGGFVNRVTDIYNKKAKENKVKVLNCCGFDSIPADLGTYYTVKQLPSNEPIEVECFVSFSSSNPSPFGQFNSVSGGTWHSAIGFMNLSELDRQNKSYSQIAATATNSRLVQPIPTQFRLREESKTYGAPLPFVDIEVVLRSAADLEVYGPNFSYGHYAGIKSTPALLGGVLGMGIVFSLAQFEPTRNLLLNFRKPGEGPDKEQRESNSFKLSFIGKSKTKTVQTEVTGGDPGYGDTSKMLGESALCLIHDRKELPEKYGVITPAITMGDKLIPRLEKAGIRFRTV encoded by the coding sequence ATGGGAAAAAATACAAAATACGATATCGTGGTATTTGGGGCTACAGGATTTACAGGAGATTTAACTGCAAAATACTTAGCCAAAAGAATGAACGAAGAACCTTTTCGCCTAGGAATTGCAGGCCGTGATGAAAATAAATTAAACTCATTAAAAAAAGAGTTAGTTGAAATAAATTCTGAATGCAGTAAGGTGGGAATTATTCCAGCTGATATCAAGGATTATGATAGTCTTTTAAAAATGGCTTTAGATACTAACGTTGTAATTACAACAGTAGGCCCATATTTGAAATATGGAGATCCAGTAGTAAAAGCTTGTATTGAAGGAGGAGCAGATTATCTTGATTTGACTGGAGAAGGTGGATTTGTAAATCGAGTAACGGATATATATAACAAAAAAGCAAAAGAAAACAAAGTGAAGGTTTTGAATTGTTGCGGTTTCGACTCAATACCCGCTGATTTAGGAACTTATTATACTGTAAAACAACTACCATCAAACGAACCAATCGAAGTAGAATGTTTTGTTAGTTTTTCCTCTTCCAATCCTTCCCCATTCGGACAATTCAATTCGGTTTCCGGTGGAACTTGGCATTCTGCGATTGGATTCATGAATCTTTCGGAATTGGATCGACAAAATAAATCCTATTCTCAAATAGCTGCCACTGCGACTAATTCGCGTTTAGTGCAACCTATCCCAACTCAATTTCGACTACGAGAGGAATCAAAAACCTATGGTGCCCCTCTTCCTTTTGTAGACATTGAAGTGGTTCTTCGGTCTGCTGCCGATTTAGAAGTCTATGGACCGAATTTTTCTTACGGTCATTATGCAGGTATTAAATCTACACCAGCATTACTAGGCGGTGTTTTAGGAATGGGGATTGTTTTTTCGCTCGCACAATTTGAGCCAACTCGTAATTTACTTCTCAATTTTCGTAAACCGGGAGAAGGTCCTGACAAAGAGCAAAGAGAAAGCAACTCATTCAAACTTTCCTTTATTGGAAAATCCAAAACGAAAACTGTTCAAACAGAAGTAACGGGAGGAGATCCCGGATATGGAGACACTTCGAAAATGTTAGGTGAGTCAGCACTTTGTTTGATTCATGATAGAAAAGAACTTCCTGAAAAATATGGAGTGATTACTCCCGCAATTACAATGGGAGATAAATTAATTCCTAGACTTGAAAAAGCAGGAATTCGATTTAGGACTGTTTAA
- a CDS encoding bifunctional 3,4-dihydroxy-2-butanone-4-phosphate synthase/GTP cyclohydrolase II, with protein MIEPIEKAIEDIKAGKMIILVDSEDRENEGDLVIAAEFADKNAINFMATHGRGLICIPMTEEKLTKLGLTRMVATGGDHHGTAFTVSVDARIGVTTGISAGDRAKTIEVLIDENSKPEDLMRPGHLFPLQAVKGGVLRRAGHTEASVDLCLLANLKPAGVICEIMNEDGSMARMKDLGTFAKTHGLSIYTIEDLIRYRRTKDKLIHLEAEARLPTEYGEFSIKAYTTEIDDKVHVALIKGEISKFEDVLVRVHSECLTGDIFMSNRCDCGPQLHAALKQIEKEGKGVLIYMRQEGRGIGLVNKLKAYAIQDTGLDTVEANEKLGFAPDLRDYGIGAQILRDIGVEKMRIMTNNPRKLVGLEGYGLEITSRVSLEIESGEENHQYLLTKKHKLGHILGIH; from the coding sequence ATGATAGAACCAATAGAAAAAGCAATCGAAGACATTAAAGCTGGAAAAATGATTATCCTTGTAGATTCAGAAGACCGAGAAAACGAGGGAGATTTGGTCATTGCGGCGGAATTTGCAGATAAAAATGCAATTAACTTTATGGCAACTCATGGTCGGGGATTAATTTGTATCCCAATGACAGAGGAAAAACTCACAAAACTCGGTCTGACTAGAATGGTTGCTACTGGTGGAGATCACCATGGAACTGCTTTTACAGTATCCGTCGATGCTAGGATAGGCGTAACAACTGGAATTTCAGCTGGTGATAGAGCGAAAACGATTGAGGTTCTAATTGATGAAAATTCCAAACCAGAAGATTTAATGCGACCCGGTCATTTATTTCCATTACAAGCAGTAAAAGGTGGAGTTTTACGGCGTGCCGGACATACAGAGGCATCTGTTGACCTTTGTTTACTTGCTAATTTAAAACCCGCCGGTGTTATTTGTGAAATAATGAACGAAGACGGATCTATGGCACGTATGAAAGATCTGGGAACATTTGCAAAAACACATGGACTTAGTATCTATACAATTGAAGACTTAATTCGTTATCGTCGAACAAAGGACAAACTGATTCACTTAGAGGCAGAAGCAAGACTTCCGACTGAATATGGAGAGTTTTCGATCAAAGCATACACTACCGAAATTGATGACAAGGTTCATGTTGCACTGATAAAAGGGGAAATTTCTAAATTCGAAGATGTATTGGTTCGAGTGCATTCCGAATGTTTGACGGGCGATATTTTTATGAGTAACCGTTGTGATTGTGGACCACAGTTGCATGCCGCTCTCAAACAAATTGAAAAAGAAGGAAAGGGTGTTCTTATTTATATGCGCCAAGAAGGTCGGGGAATCGGTTTAGTAAATAAACTAAAAGCATACGCAATCCAAGATACAGGTCTTGATACAGTGGAAGCAAATGAAAAGTTAGGATTTGCACCAGACTTACGCGATTATGGAATCGGAGCACAGATACTGAGAGATATAGGCGTAGAAAAAATGCGAATTATGACGAATAATCCTAGGAAGTTAGTTGGTTTAGAAGGATATGGGTTGGAAATTACAAGTCGTGTTTCGCTTGAGATAGAATCCGGTGAGGAAAATCATCAATATCTGCTAACTAAAAAACACAAATTAGGCCATATTTTAGGAATTCACTAA
- a CDS encoding STAS domain-containing protein — MELKLNNIGNVKVIEIYGKFDIENTEEFETLYNKQLESKPGTLAIDMNKLDYIDSSGIGCLIKSLNSIKNQKGVLILVGLKPMILNVFKLAKLDLFFQIMTNDEFKQKFEDKDDSDIDELLGKK; from the coding sequence ATGGAGCTAAAGTTAAACAATATAGGTAATGTCAAAGTAATAGAAATATATGGCAAATTTGACATAGAAAATACGGAAGAATTTGAGACCCTTTACAACAAACAATTGGAATCAAAACCTGGAACTCTTGCTATCGATATGAATAAGTTAGATTACATTGACTCTTCTGGGATTGGTTGTCTTATTAAATCTTTAAACAGTATTAAGAATCAAAAAGGGGTTCTTATTTTAGTAGGTCTTAAGCCAATGATTTTAAATGTCTTTAAGTTAGCAAAGTTAGATTTATTTTTTCAGATAATGACTAACGATGAATTTAAGCAAAAGTTTGAGGATAAAGATGACTCAGACATAGACGAACTACTCGGCAAAAAATAA
- a CDS encoding riboflavin synthase translates to MFTGLIETTGVILEKKETDGGMVFRIEANLIENDLKLGDSISINGACQTVIELNQDKSQFTYYSSYKTLELTNFKNLEVGDRVNLERSVTYGARMGGHLVQGHVDGVGVVTHRYSKDNGAVEVFEIDVLQELTKYIVERGSIAVDGISLTVVSMKENKLELVLIPETIQKTNAVDWNSGRIVNIETDIIARYVEKIFNR, encoded by the coding sequence ATGTTTACAGGACTTATTGAGACAACTGGTGTCATTTTGGAAAAAAAAGAAACAGATGGTGGGATGGTATTTAGAATTGAAGCTAATTTAATCGAAAACGACTTAAAACTCGGAGACTCTATTTCCATTAATGGTGCTTGCCAAACTGTTATTGAGTTAAATCAGGATAAGTCACAGTTTACTTATTACTCTTCTTACAAAACGTTAGAATTAACAAATTTTAAAAACTTGGAAGTCGGAGACAGAGTTAATTTAGAAAGGTCTGTTACATACGGTGCACGTATGGGCGGACATTTAGTGCAAGGACATGTAGATGGGGTAGGAGTGGTTACTCATCGTTATTCGAAAGACAACGGGGCTGTTGAAGTATTTGAAATTGACGTTTTGCAAGAGTTAACAAAGTATATAGTAGAGAGAGGAAGTATCGCAGTTGATGGAATCTCTTTAACCGTGGTATCAATGAAGGAAAATAAACTAGAATTAGTTTTAATTCCAGAAACTATTCAAAAAACAAATGCTGTAGATTGGAATTCTGGAAGGATTGTTAATATTGAAACAGATATAATCGCTCGCTACGTTGAGAAAATATTCAATCGATAG